A part of Caretta caretta isolate rCarCar2 chromosome 1, rCarCar1.hap1, whole genome shotgun sequence genomic DNA contains:
- the LOC142072669 gene encoding olfactory receptor 51G2-like yields MSADNYTKFKSAVFLLTGIPGQEDVYPWISVPFCLMYVISIVGNSVILFIIKTDPSLHEPMYIFLSMLAVTDLGLSVSTIPTTLGIFLFNSREISLDACFAQLFFIHSFSYIESSVLLLMAFDRFIAICNPLRYASILTPPRIYRMGLLFVLRSVALISPLPFLLKRFQYCRANVLSHSYCLHQEVMKMACSDVTVNSIYGFTIKLLSVGLDSLFIFFSYVMILKTVLSITSPKECIRALNTCVSHLWAVLLFYIPAIGLSVIHRFGNSSSHLLQIILGYIYLLVPPLMNPVVYSVKSKHLRARIIRVFFK; encoded by the coding sequence ATGTCAGCTGACAATTACACCAAATTCAAATCTGCAGTGTTCCTTCTCactgggatacctgggcaggaagaTGTCTATCCCTGGATCTCTGTCCCCTTCTGCTTAATGTACGTTATTTCGATAgtaggaaattcagtcattctgttcattataaaaacagatccaagcctccatgagcccatgtacattttcctttccatgttggctGTCACAGATCTTGGTTTATCGGTATCAACTATACCAACGACACTGGGAATATTCTTATTTAACTCTAGGGAGATCAGCCTCGATGCCTGCTTTGCCCAGCTATTCTTCATCCACTCATTTTCATACATTGAATCTTCTGTGCTTTTGTTGATGGCCTTTGACCGCTTCAttgcaatctgtaacccactgagatATGCTTCCATCTTAACCCCACCTAGAATATACAGGATGGGACTTTTGTTTGTGCTAAGATCGGTGGCCCTAATATCTCCACTGCCCTTTCTCTTGAAACGGTTCCAATACTGTCGAGCCAATGTCCTCTCCCATTCTTACTGCCTGCACCAGGAGGTCATGAAGATGGCTTGTTCAGATGTCACAGTCAACAGCATCTATGGTTTCACTATTAAACTCTTATCGGTGGGGTTGGACTCGTTGTTCATCTTTTTCTCCTATGTGATGATCCTTAAAACTGTGCTGAGTATAACATCCCCCAAAGAGTGCATCAGGGCGCTGAACACCTGCGTCTCCCACCTCTGGGCTGTCCTGCTCTTCTACATACCAGCTATTGGCTTGTCTGTGATACACAGATTTGGGAACAGCTCTTCTCACTTGCTTCAGATTATCCTGGGCTATATCTACTTGCTGGTCCCACCCCTGATGAACCCAGTCGTGTACAGTGTGAAAAGCAAACACCTTCGTGCAAGGATAATTAGGGTTTTCTTCAAGTGA